In Miscanthus floridulus cultivar M001 chromosome 8, ASM1932011v1, whole genome shotgun sequence, the sequence tgccgcagccgcgacgttctggctggcgcgattgaagactgggggttgttcgctcccttcgtcgtcatggatgcggtgatacaCATCGCGAGCtcttcgtcgggctcccccgccttcgccgcggcctcactgttcctgttcgagagagtctcgaagctgctgcagaaggagttggtcttgctcgaccttggcctggagttcacggagctgctctaggtctgggcgctgaggtcgtgcgAGAGCGACGTCCTCATTTCGTGTGGCAGGCAGGACATTGCGTGGGGGCGTGACGGCGCCCGCCCCTGGACGGagtggggagcggctacctgcccccacgtcctcttcgcctgccctcggcatcccgagcccgacgtggaaacactcgcgagtggggtcgtaagtgccttcgtcgtcggagtcggagtaaccgaagcagtagtcgcttgcggccaagaactggcgcaaagtcccagggtcgtggagcccggagaaatccactccgggccatgcctcgtcctcatccgaggagtcagcatgggtgcttaggtcgagccCGAAGCGCTGGCAGCGTTCTGAGGGACCTTCATGAGCAGCAGCGTATGCGTAGTTGTAAgaagcggcggcatttctcaacccaaaggggtatggggatgatgTTGTTGCCAGGTCCTGTTCCACCAGGGTCGGTttttcagggagtggtggagtggagcttgacgactgggcatcatCGCGAGCCACCGGCGTTTTccccttgtccaagctcaggccagacaggtccctaaccagggaccccgtaccaacagctggtcgtaggatatcggcggggagtggcgtgccgccccgggttcatgtagcgtcggggtggccttgctcgtgtcgtgcctggtgagcgcggcgagagcggccgcccgggcgccgcctgcgcctgggccgtCGGTGCGTAACTTCTTCGTCgggcggtggggctcgaggagcgaggagtaccatgtcgtactcatgccctaaagacatgaactctaggctcccgaaccaaactacggtgccgagacgcaatggtcgcacggggtctgccatccggaacctactgggatgacaaaactgacacgcagcggcccctacctggcgcgccaactgtcggtgtttcggaccggggggtcctcaaccaactagtgaatttgttctgcgtgctcccgattccggatggtgatgcaaagagacacaaggtttatactggttcaggcaatcggcgccctacgtccagtctaagggatggaacttgtattccttgcaccgaagtgctcgtagcagggggttacaagctaagggagagagggaacttgtcccaggtctcggcagggtgtcgtagggctgtctgagacgttgctctcaagcggctggaaggtgTGCCTGTGTGTGTGTTATCTGGGGCGTCCTCCCCTAAGTggtccaagtcctctccttttatagttgaggggGGGGGACAAGGgcaatacatgtattactatgcggcgtcgtgccgacAGGAACGGCATGTCCaaaccctgtggcctgttcctgtggcggcgtggtcgtcggagtgacccatccttggagtactgggacggcgtggtcgtcccatcagatcctgtgcgtcgtgggagccccaggaatTCCTCGGAGTGGACGTGACGGCGACCATAAGCTGCTGGGGATGGACTATGCACGAGGCTGAAACTTGGTcggggccgaggctggtactTCGATGGGGGGTCTCAGTAGGCGCGGACCCCAATgttgccgaggccctgatgtacagtgccgaggctttGGTGTACAGCgctgaggccttgagcgggcggctgatcgtggacacagtggtaggacacagtggccagtaacccccgccaTACCCTATCCTAGGcgctgatcgtggtcacagtggcaggacacagtggccggtaatccccgccgtgccctgccccggccggtatggtgttgatgcgacttcgggtcacgTCGGTCTTtttgtgacgttgagccgctgttcggctgagatcacgggagtggttggaagcattaatgggacgtgaccggttgtcgggagggtcggccgaggcggggggcgacggaccgcaggcgagccggcctcgagcgacacggagaatggggcctcgcgcgagacggagatcgggctccttgccgagactTCGCACGAGAggtctcgcgcgatacggagaatgcgcctcctgccgaggccttctgtggagagcctcgggcgaggcggagatggcgttccctgccgaggctttCCTTGGGGAGCCTcgccaggatgccgagacctccgtctcggggctcgaggcgaggaggaggaggacccagtgggcctggtcgcgacggggaggggcccgcgacttacctttttgcttttatcatcattattttttagatgggacttgggcagcccatttgatgttttgcttggggtaccccattctgagGTACCCGACACCGGGTCCCAATGGtgtcatcatgattgagtccacgtacaaaCATTCATATGActgtgacgtcgagtgcatcgagtacgtcgAGGCTCTCGCGGAGGctaagaccctcatcgccaacctcgaccaactcagtggcgaggcacctgactccaagcgtcgtgtaGGGGCATTCAagcccacggaggccatcaagctcatcctgGTTGACCCCGCctaccccgacgaccgggcgctgaggatcaatgccaccctcgacatcaaataggaggctgtgctcattgacttcctctgtgcgaatgccgacatgttcgcatggagtccctcggatatGCTGAGCATactaagggaggtcgccgagcatgccttggacatccgggccggctctagaccggtgaagcaatgcctacgccgattcgatgaggaaaagcacagggccatcgacgaggaggtgcagaaactcttggtggccgggttcatcaaggaagtgtcccacccagagtggttggctaaccccgtgttggtcaagaagaaaaatggaaaatggagaatgtgtatagattacaccagtttgaataaagcttgtccaaaagtcccctttccattacctcgaatcgatcagatcgttgactccaccacggggtgcgagaccctatctttccttgatgcgtattctggctaccatcagatcaagatgaaagagtctgaccagctcgcaacttctttcatcaccccattcggcatgtactgctatgtgactatgcctttcggcctcaaaaacataggggccacgtaccagcggtgcatgactcaGGTCTTTGCTAACCACATTGGGCGAGCAGTCGAAGCCTATGTggacaacatcatggtcaagtccagaaaagCCGAGGATCTCGTCAATGACctaaagatagccttcaaatgccttagagggaagggcatcaagctcaatcccgagaagtgcgtGTTCAGAGTCCCCcggggcatgctcttgggattcgtAGTCTCagaacatggcatcgaggccaagcCAGAGACGGTCTCGGCCATGACCAGCATGGGACcagtccgagacctcaagggagtgcagagggtcatgggatgcctcgcggccctaagccgctttatctcgcgccttggcgaaaaaggcttgcctctataccacctcttgagaaaatccaaacacttttcttggacccccgaggccgaagaagccctcgccaagctcaaagcactgctcaccaatcctcccatcctagtaccaacggtcagggacgaggccctcttactctacgtcaccgcaacaacccaagtggtcaacgctaccgtagtggtagagaggcaggaagaggggcatgccctacccatccaacgacctgtctacttcatcaacgAAGTGCTTCCCGAGACCAAAACACGATACCCCTACatccagaagttgatctacgccatagtcttggcccgacgcaagctgcgccactactttgagtctcacccagtgaccgtggtgtcatcttttcccttgggagagataatccataacaaGGAGgcttcgggtaggatagccaagtgggccgttgagctcatgggggaagccctaacCTTTGCGCCTTAGAAAGCAataaagtctcaggtcttggccgattttgtggctaagtggaccgacacccaattgccacccgctcaagtccagacagaatgctggaccatgtacttcaacgggtctctaacgaagaccggggcaggcacgggtctgctcttcatctcgccccttagagtacacatgtgctacatggtgtggctccacttcgctgcctccaacaacacggccaagtacgaggccctcgtcaatggcttgcaagtcgccatcaaacttggggtacgacgtctcgacatccggggcaacttgcagctcgtcgtcgatcaagtcatgaaggagtcaaactgcctcgaccccaaaatggaggcgtactgcaagttggtacgtcacctagaagacaagttcgatggtctcgaactcaaccacatcgcgtggaagtacaacgaggccaccgacgaactggcaaagatggccttggTGTGGGCTTCGGTCCCCCCGAATGTCTatgccagggacctccacaaaccttccattgactatgcCTTGGTAGTAGAGAAGGGCCCACCGGTCGAACCCATGATGGGGCTCGACGCCCCCTTTGCcgccgagactccttcggccgagcctgaggtcatggaagtcgacgCAGAGCCTTTCTAGACCAACCAGGACaaggactggcgagtcccgttccttgattggctcgctcaggaaaagcttcctagtgataggaccaaagcccgatggcttgcatggcgagccaagacttacgtcctctggaATGGCGAATTGTACAGGTGAAGTCCctctggtgtcctccaacgatgcatcaccaccgaggcaggccaagccctactttgggacttgcacgtagggGCCTGCAGACACCATGCGgcacctcggacgctcgtcgAAAACGCTTTCCgctaagggttctactggccgacggcggttgccgacaccaccaagctagtacgctccctacgagggatgccagtactatgctcagtAGATGCACCTCccagccctggccctccaaaccattccCATTACGTGGTcgtttgccgtgtgggggctcgatatggtcgggcctctgcaaaaggcccccgggggctacacccatctactggtagcaatcgataagttctccaaatggatcgaggctcgtcagatcaattgaatcaaatccgagcaagcagtgctgttcttcactgacattatccacaggtttggggtccctaacaccatcatcactgacaacgggacatagttcaccggcaaaaaattcttgacattctatgacgaccaccacatccgtgtggcctggtcggccgtaggacacccaaggaccaacggccaagtagaacgtgccaacgacatgatcctacaaggcctcaagccaagaatttacaaccggtggaagaagtttggcaagaaatggctcgccgaactcccatcggtcatctggagcctgaggaacactccaagctgagccacggggttcacccctttcttcctagtctatggagccaaggctatcctccccgctgacttggaatatggttccctaaggctacaggcctacaacgagcaaagcaactgcaccacccgcgaggacgccctcgaccaactggaggaagcccgagacgtcgcgctgctgcactcagccaaataccagcaaggCCTACGGTGCTTTCAAGCCTGGCGCATCCGAAgccaagacttgaaggtaggtgacctaGTGTTGAGGTTGacatagagcaacaagggccgccacaagctgaccccaccatgggaagggccgtatattgtcgcccaagtgctgaagcctgggacctacaagctagccaacgagaaggttgaaatcttcaccaacgcttggaatatagaataactatgtcgcttttacccttaaatttccaagcattgtatatattgtttctcgaaatacaattgaaaagtgttctttagttgttctaattttttgagaccccccccccgagcccatcgtgggtctcgaCAATGCGATgacactgtaagggagactcggctctgcctctgtagaactgagcctccctcgggggctagatgggggatccccccctaagtcccacgcaccatttttagtcgtttttcgaaaaattcctacgccaaaccctctagcacacTCTGACGAATCAGTTACAAAAAGCCCAAGGACCGAAAGCCtgtctcagggccagaaggccggtagagccacgagacggcctaagcctctgggctacggtgctccctcaccacctttcacctaggggatggcttaggctccaaggaagttttttgcgaagaaatctgatcagagacaacaagagggcagaggctcggaaatacaagacaaaTGATTAAGAAACATGAgtacttcaaaaagaaaggcctccatagccacaagcgttacgatacatagttaattcctattctatttacatggcctcttaggcCTAGGTCATGGCTCAGGGCCTCTAGCGTCGGCAGACGGCGGAGGAgcgaccacctcctctttgaacagcttggccaacgccgTACCGGGGCCCTCcgctgcctccatcagctttgcaACCACCTCattagcctcctcgtcatcatcgggcaagacgtagccatcgctgatggcttggaggtcaacacctatgtagtgcgaggcgatgacggccagtgcgCATTTGACGCCCATATGCAGCGCTCCTTGGAGCCGCtcacgcacttgaccgctcaatgcaatcagacggctcccaagggagctgcctgattgaACCCCCCCTCGAcatccaaggcctcgcaggtggtGCGGGCAGCactcttcagcgcctcgtgctccccgatcttggtctcgagcaccgcctgcaccgcgACGGAAGCCTCAGCTGCCTGGGTAACCTCCGCCTCCGACTCTGCGCCACAGGAAACGGAATGGGGTTGAGTGCAAAGAAAAATAAGCCAAATAGGGATGGAAGCCtacaggactcacccttggccttctgctcccagcgttggGCCTTGACCTGAGAGGTCCCGGCTTTCTCCTTCAGGCACTGggcctcaacccgagaggccttggccgccctagaagcctctctccctagctctgcatcacaccagaaAATGAGGGGGCGAATACAAGAAGAGCGAATAAAATGAGGGGAATAagactcaccctcagcctttccCCTCTAGACCACAGCCTCAGTTCGGGAGGCCTCGACCaccgtaagggcctcatccaaagcgcccTTCGTCAGCTAGTGCGCACTCTGCTCCgctcctagctgcccagcaagagccttgcccgaggccgtggcTTCTTCGACCCGAGAcatgaaggcatcccgatcaccagccatgcgggtgagctcctcctccaactccttgacccgtgccGCCAGAGGGGTGACCTGCTCCTAGGCCGTGGCCACCTCAACCCTTGCATTGGCACAATGAagatggaggtcctccacctccgtgctccgcgccgataggagctcgttggcgctggcaagaaggcccttctgtcgctaaagctggtcccagacgtccctctcccgctggAGAAAGACTGATTTcctaagggaccgggtctcgagcttctgggggaaacagaacaggggtcaatcTCTACAAAGAAAACTTggaaaaagaccaccgcatgagaaaagaaagcatggacctgggcgactctgggcagatcgttggccaccatggacagcaccgagtgaccgctccgccagctggcggtactgctcgaacgtgTCCCAGCGACCACCCTCGGCCACATCCTCAAGAGCAAATAGAGGCTCCGcctcagggtcatcctggctctaccacaggacacgtgggtgatcccacccgcggggctcgggtcgtactCGCGTGAGGGCCGAGCTTCCTTTGCCCAGGGTCAGAACTAGCTGTTCCACGACACCGGCCACCTCAGCGCCGGCCATCTCCTGTGcctaggaagtatcgtcggaggagatcggaaggaCCTCCACCTCCTGGGCGCTCTCCCGCAATAACGGCGGGCCTTGAACTAggggtgccaccgaggcctccgctgccttcatctccacctcctggactgatagcctcgccgtgatcacatcagcctcggtggtcctgggggctccggcctccgccatcgtggcctcagtggtcccgggggctctagCCTCCACCATCGTGGCTTCGGTGGTCGCAGTGGCACCTGCCGCAGCGGCCTTGATGGTCCTGGGTGCCCTGGCCTCCGCCGCCTCGGTCTTAGAGACCAAGAAGGCCTCGACCTTGGCGGCCTCGGCAACTGATGACACTTCAACCCCATCCAACTCGCGGGCCTCGCCCTCGTGAGGCGGAGGCGCACCCACCCCCGCCTGTGTTAGGGCCGCatcggtagcccctccttgggtggccggctccttcgggtcggccctcgccaacGCCACGCCACATTGtagggcggcttgtgcctccgccacccagtgggcagtgtagccggggttaaccttgagcgcttttaggggcgccaaggtaggcacctccgtagGTCGCTTCTGACTAAGGACAAAATGTTTACAAGGTCAGCGCAAGACAAAAGAACGAACGGAAAGCACTGCGtctccaccaaaaatacacctacctcgagcggggctacAACCGCTTCGGCATAGCGACCCTTGTCTGTGTAGGCAGTGGCGGTGGCAGAGGCACGACCTCCGTGTTCATCGGCGCCGGTTGGTCCTTGACGGACCCCTACGCCCCCTCAGTCCTCTGCAGGGGCAGTTGTGTCACCcctgccgccacctgctccaccgctgccgttgagcccactgggctgacggcACACTTGCCCAACACCCGCTCCTCGGGCTTGTTGGCCTCGGCCCCAAGGCGGGCAACCGCCGACCCGAgggcggctcctcctcctcctcctcctgggagtgccgggctgcttgccgacgccccgggcaccgtctcccctacgtcagggagatggtctaggggaccccaccccatctcgccctcgtcatccccgtccgaggcatccgtcgatagcGACAGTGATAGGGACTCCTCCAACGAGAAGCCATCCTTCCTTTGCTATCGGCGGCGCGTATCCagttcctcgcgcgcgaggatcttcttcgtgtgcttcgccgccttggcatccttccactttttctgcgcctcggcgtgcgcccggttgatcgcccaccGCCTCGCGTCCTCAAGAACAAGCGGCGGAGAGGCTCGCACGtctctcatcccctgcaggaacggcgaTCGCGCATGAGGGAACGAGAAATAATGAGAAACAGAGAAGGCTCGAGTGCTACAGCGGtgcgtgacttaccagcgagaggaacccccacgacgggcACATTGCGATGGGGGTCAGGTTAccacccctcagcttcgcctccaccgtctcccccacctggcgaagaatttcctcatcggaaagggcagaggaggacattcGGATGCCCTCGTTTGGCTCACCCAACCTCATCTCTAATAGGCACCGCCgccaagccatcagcggcagcacccttcgatggtggaaggcggccacgaccatggccgcagtaaggccatggccccatagcctctctagcccctctagaagtggctgcagcttgggctaatcctccctcgggacaccgtacttccacctctccgggcagctccccacaatctgcccagtgtaggggggaagtccaccgttGTCGTTGCGGAGATAGAACCAGCTTGTGTACCATCGATGATTGGATGACGTgagctgggctgggatgtagaggtgctggcggtcctggcgcacttggagagtgcagccgtcggccctcaccgctttcctcatgcccgacatgcccgtcggcttagtggtatgccctgcccggaagagatggaggcacaactcccaatggggagcaatccccaaatacccctcgtagacagcgacgaagatggcctcctgcgcgatggaattggggttgaagttgtggagctccaagCCATAGTAGTGcgagagcgcccgcatgaactggtccGCTAGAACGctgaggccacgctcgtgaaaggagatgaagctcacgacgtaaccgtcacgaggcctcggctccggctcgcccgacaaagcgatccactctggcctattggggtctatcaccggacgaaggagtccgccgtcgacgagcgactaaagcatctccacggtgacattcgatggatcccaagggtccacctcgatgacaacaatgtcgccggccatgagtgtgGTGGAGGGTTCGAATGCGATGGTgagtttgtctctctctctctctctctggcttgcccttctcccttcttcttcccggtgcccgctgctctagcgatagCTTGATGGGGGCAGAGCTAACataggcaaggtaaggtggggaggggcgaggctcattgtGTATTTATGTAGGGTAAAGGCAAAATGGATGGgcaatgaaatcggggaagtttccctcggATTTGGCGCGGTTAACCCCGAtctgattttaccgcccacgtgcccacctttttctCATTAATCGCGGGAACAGTTACGTTCCATCTGCTGACACCATGTCGCGCCCGACCACTGTGGCAGCAGGCATCGTTCTGTCTCCCCAGAAAACCACCGCAAAAGGCACGCCAGCCATTGCCGAGCCGATGGGGAAGACATTCCCCCTGTCCTattccttttagatgaaggaacCGGGTGCTGAgactattacggtccaggggtttgaaggctggacCCCTAggggtttcaacagccgccctagggcaacagagtcagggacgaccacgggcgagcccacacggggccgaggcccaagcaagcaaaatgcttgggatgccctaagtcgtgtccgagaccggcagggaggtctctgaatgggatcccactgtagggaggcaccaagccaccggggcccagcgaatagccttggcacccactagagaaaccctccggtactcttggagtgcgtctctagaccactagctgtCCCCTAGTGAATAGGGcctgggcctccacttggacttacccgataatagctcatcggaagtgccaccgctcgtgcccaccgagggtagcctggcacattccacccctccttccaagcgaaaaggaagcgcgagggttgtacgaaaagccaggggaacccctgatggacctcttgctccatgcagaggctaaggggctcttcctgcaaccttgccgagacctagcaaccccggctcgcactcgagggggctcggcaaaacaacccctccttccgagcaaaaaggaagcgcgagggtcatacaaaaagccaggggagctcctgatggccctctcgctccgtgtagaggctaggggacCCTTCCTACAGATATGTCGAGACCTCGCGACCCAGGCTCACACCCAAggaggcctcggcaaacaaaccctcatgcatgaggggcgtacaaaaagccaggggaactcccgacggccctctcgcttcgtgtagaggctagggggctcttcctgcaaccttgtcaAGACCCAGTGGCCCAGGCTTGCACccaaatgggctcggcaaacaacccctccgtctgaacgaaaaggatgtgtgagggtcgaacaaaaaagttagggggacccctgaccgccctctcgctctgggcggaggctcgggggctcctcctgcacccaagacaaagacaaacgacctaagcccgtgctagaagtttcgttacaaacacgataaagggcatcgagcccgttatggtccaggggttcgaaggccgggccccctagggtttcgacagccgccctagggcaacagagttagggacgactatgggtgagcccacgtatggccaaggcccgagcaaacgatcgcttgggacatcctaagtcgtgtccgagaccgacagggaggtctctgaatgggatcccaccgtagggaggcaccaagccaccggggcccagtgaacggccttggcacctactagagaaaccctctggtactcttggagtgcatctctggaccgctagccgacccctagcgaacaaggcacgggcctccactcagacttacccgataacagctcaccagagatgtcatcgctcgcacccaccgagggtagcctgacatatcccccctccttctgagtgaaaaggaagctgagggtcgcacaaaaagtcaggggtacccctgatcgccctcttgcttcgtgtagaggcttgggggctctccCTGCGACCTTGCTGAAACCCTGTGACctaaactcgcacttgtgggctcggcaaatatgaTAAAAACTCCTTACTCAACAtggaaaaagcccctggaggagtaaatccactcctccagggcctcgggggctacacccagcgggtgcgctcgctcgcacccaccgaaacctcaaaagAAAAACACAATTCCTACAGGAGCAGCtacaagccaagtctcgacaaaccctcagggagagtgctcgcactccccctaaggctcgggggctactgtcaggtaccataaaacggggtaccctgagtgtacaccaaaagagtcacttaaaccccatcaacaacgaagccagaaggtaagccgtggattaaccaccggccccgtccgagcccaccggctctccgcctcgccttaggcctcgcacgggaggtctcgacaccctgaCTAATCTTCGCCTCACGCGAGACCCCTCGtgggaggcctcgacaaggagcccaatctccgtctcgcccgaggccccgtgcataCAGCCTCGAATGAGACAATAATTCTCTGTATCGCTCGAAGCTGGCTTCACgataacccgtcgctcccgcctcgaccagtcttcctgatagcgcgtcacgtcc encodes:
- the LOC136470504 gene encoding uncharacterized protein, with amino-acid sequence MGWGPLDHLPDVGETVPGASASSPALPGGGGGGAALGSAVARLGAEANKPEERVLGNQKRPTEVPTLAPLKALKVNPGYTAHWVAEAQAALQCGVALARADPKEPATQGGATDAALTQAGVGAPPPHEGEARELDGVEVSSVAEAAKVEAFLVSKTEAAEARAPRTIKAAAAGATATTEATMVEARAPGTTEATMAEAGAPRTTEADVITARLSVQEVEMKAAEASVAPLVQGPPLLRESAQEVEVLPISSDDTS